TGGATTCGGGCAGCCTAATTGATAGAAAATATGGGAAATAACTTCGAACACTTGctgtgatgttattttaaaatgttctatgtattcttgatttgaaattaaatatcaCAGGTATCTAtgaaacagaaaatctttattcgtcATGAGGAGTAAATCctcaagtttatgcgtataggttgagaatcaccctgtatatgataCTAATATTTTCCCAGCATGCTGATGTCTTGTTTCCTTCCCTTCACTAGAATACATTCTGCGGTCAACTGCGTTTTACTTTTCTCATGTTTCCAACATACTGTCACCTGAGAATTATTTTGCACCAAGAACCTTACGTCCCTTACGCAAGGTACTAATTTGGATCTAAAAGTTAgcaaatcgttttttttcgtGGTTGTGACTAAAAGCTGTCTAATTCATGTTAACACTTTATCGACCGCTAGCGATTCAACGGGATACGCACATCCGACTGGCTCGGCATGACTATATAAAAGCCGATTAATAGGCGATCGGTCGGTAAGCATCGACAACAAAAAGCCGATTAATAGGCTAGCGGTTGATAAAGTGTTAAGATattattaatggtaaaaataacggtatgaaaagtttgctacaactaaactatattttaatgtttatagaATGGACATGGTTTAACATTTCAtatcaaaaattctttattgttattacttattatatagtaaattaataataataggtatgtaataataatatgtacactttttatatttttaatatttgtctTTTACATCCAACGATGGCATTTTTGAaatgcattttaaattttaataaagtagTCTATATTCAAGGGTCTATATTAACATCACTATTGGGTCTATCGCGTTGATTTCGGTTACATCCAGTTTCATTCAGTgctaatttttagttttttttagaaGACTATGCACGGCACCTTCTCCTTGGACATCAAAATGTCGAAGAATTTTTGCTGTATCCATTCTATTTGTGGatgatttttgatgaaatactGCAGTACAAGCGAAAATGCTATTTATAGTCTGGGAAATACAAGAATCAGATCAAATGaccagtttttttaatttcggtAAATCTAAAATCCACAATTTTCAGTAAACTCTGTAGTAAGCTCTGCCGGATATCATTTCATGCCAAACAGCATTATTGGTTGTTTATTACTCTTTTTTCACTAAATATTACTAAGACACAATCATTATTTCATACTGACAGAAAAGATCAGTAACTGATTGAaactattaatttaaattaagttcTATGAAACGTGGTTGTATGTTTTGATATCATTTGCTGATCCTTCTACTCTTCTACGTCTGCGTAAACCATTTCTAGCACCTAGACCAGTATCATTTTTAAGCTTTTTGAATCTAATCCCCATGATTTCTTAAATACGACCAcacattcaaattttttatgtcTTTCTTCATCAATGGGCTCATCATCACATACTGCTTCGAAGTCCTAGGAGTTACCGTCAACTAAGTATTGATCATTGTTCTTCACCTTCTCTCGATGGATCTAAGTATTCATCTATGCATTGTCTACTCCCCTGTTGGTTAGTCATTGTGGATCTGAATCACGTCTACATTCACcttaatttgctacaacttcttTTAACGGTTTCAATCATTGCCTTAGCCAGATTGCTTCCCTTACCCATATTGGAATCGAAGTTTTTGTGTAGAATAAGATTGTTGGGCAGATTGTAGATACTGTGTTTTTTGAAGAACTGCTTCAATAGATCTTATGTGCTTCTTAACAATACTGTCCTCAATGTCACACGAGTTCCTGATTTACTTGTTCCGTTCTAtgtcttttaaaatatagCCATTTATGGCTCTTATAGTTCTCATTACAGTAGTCTTTTGAAAGCTTTTTCGTAGTGACATTTTCCGCTCATGTTTCTATAGCGTATGCCCAGTAAACAAATTTGCGTTTCAGAAACATTTCTaatacatattattgaaacatGAAATGTTTCTTCGACATATTTCTGAACCATAGTTGAAACGTGTCTGAAACTGCTAATCCGGCCCTTTTTATGTTTCATTGAAACGTTTCTATTGAAACGTTTCTGCAACATACAGGTGACAATTACGGTACATTACTTAAATGTTTCATTAACGGGTTTGAATTATTTCTGAAATGTAAATACGTTTACCAATCTACGAAAATGTGTAATAGTATAttgaaaaacaagtttcgtaagacacgtttgaaatgcacgaattcaagctgaaaaacgagtggcgaagccacgagcttgaaaatagaaatttgaattgacaattagaaactgtcaaaacacaaaatgtattcacctgacaaaaatgtttgatgtacacctcccaaaataagagaaattgctcatagttcaatgtcctcatcattgtggaccttgtattcgatgctaagaacgcgtttaaacatccatagacaaacattgtcacattgacaactagaaaaattaacgacccaatgtcaccaacttgaactggttccataaaatgttactaaaatctcattacagcatcggatgctgtaaggagtctcattacagcacccgtttgagtactgttatagctttcattaccgtcgtgaattacaaaaaattctttacatAGGtctctttctttttaatagtGTTCACTAGCTGTATTTTCATTAACTAAACCTAGTggtgatatataaaaaaacttgtgCCATTCTAAACCAATATTCGAACGAATCGAACTGAGAACAGAACAAAACACACAATTGAACAAGACGTGACAAGACGCTGAACGCGTCAGCGCGATGAAGATATTCCAGTTATGTTTCAGACACATTTgtaaagaaatgtttcaaatgaaatgtttctgcTGCATATTTTGgtgatatttcataaatattcctactgaaatgtatttgatacatatctttagatacgtttcgtaaaaataagttctaaaatgtttcatttaattcactgtacgttaaaattgaaatgtttcttGTTTACTGGGTGTTGAAATGATGTTTTGCGAAATGTTTGATATCTTACGAAGCTATCAAACATGCTCgtattaaataataacctCTGGGATgctaatcttaattttttgttgatcacTCGACTTTTTATGCCATTGTTTAAATATCCATTAAGCTTAAAAATCTGCGTATTAGTTTATGTCCAATTGAGAAGCTGCAGCAAGAAGAGGGGAGGTCCATTTATTTGAGATTTTTCCCTATTTTCTTGCTACATAGGATCAACTCCTTTTTATCGGTGGGACAAGAAAAAGGCAGCACCAAGGGCAATCCCTTTCTTCCCCCTATACGATATCGCGTATTGTAACTAGTTAgaggttatgttttgtttgtttatattataaaaaaataatgagtaACGAGGAATTTGGTTATATCTTTGGGTTCATCCCACGACCATTAAAGTAGATGGTGTAGATGTGAATTCAAATATTGAATgggaataaaaagaaagtagaAAATGATGTAATGACATAATGATAAATACTtctctttaatattaaaaacatttaaaacttagtacaaaatacaactttatcttaaaatattaaattcattacaTTCCAccataattattacaaaaatccGGACACCTTGAAGTATCAAATTGGGATTCATAACATCCCGAACAAGGATATTGGGGCACCCCGCATCCAAAATAAGGCCAATTTCGTCCAAACGCGCACATCGGACGTTGTTGGGCCGAATAAAACACTTCATTTTGGCATCCTGAATTTATCCCTTCGTCGCATACTTCTTCCACGTACGGATGTATTACTTGATTTGATTGACAAACATTATTACAAACCCTTTGAGTTTGATAAAAACAGTTTATGTAAGGTATTCTTTGTTGTGGCACGCATTGTCTTGGGGTTGCTATTGTACAACAAGGTGTTGAATCTGGTTGAGGGAAAGGAATCTGATAAGGTATCGAGTAAGGAAAAGAATTGGGATAAGAATTAGGATAAGGATTGGGCGTATTAGGCGTAATATCCGGTTGATTTATAGTTTGTATAAATCTCTGATAATCACCACCATAATAAGTTCCATGATTACCACGTTGCGATGTTAGCACTgtaatgttattaaaagatgTTGTGTTAACATCGACGGGGATATGAATTTCATTCGTGTTGTTGATTTCATTATAAACTTCTAAAATCGTTTTGATGTGAGTTGTGGTGTTTTGCGAACTAGATTGATGTCCGGATTTTCCATCTACTTTATCTTCGCATGATTTTCTACAACTTCTCCTACAATCGCTGTTTGAACATGCGGAATGGCATGTTCTATAACAACAATAGTGAGTTTGGCAGGTTTGTTGGGTGTGGCAACAACTGTTACAGTTGTCACTACAACCACTATTAGAACATTGATTGCAGTCACAATTATCGCAGTTTGAAGAACAGCAATTATTACACGTTTCGGAACATCCACCATAAGAACATTCCTCACATTCGCATTGACTACAATCGTTAGAACAATCCGTGTCTCTTTTTTGCCTTTTAACACAATCAATGTATGTCGTATAATCCGAAGGGTCGCATGCTTCTTTTAAGTTAGTTTTAGATTCTGTACaatctaaattatttaatctcCACGCGATTATCGGTGTTAATAGGAGCGTTAAGTAAATGTACTTCATCTGAAttgaaacgaaaattaaaataattgatgattaagattttatttcttaccGTCAGGTTAAACTACACAAAATAAACTGAAACACTTAGATAATTCAATCTACAATATATATGCGatacgtttaaaaaaatcataatcttCGCGAATGCACCAACCTTGAtgcggaattttattttactcgCTCCAATTAAGTCGGCTAAGAAAACATATCATTCGGAAAATGTACCTGATAAGAAGTTGTAGGGAATTTAGAAAAATCGTTGGTTGCGTTTGTGGTTTACTTTCGTGATCTTATTTGACTCATTTaatcctaaaaaaaataaataaataaaaattaagtgaataagacaaaaatgaataaattaaattttaaataaaatttattattttattcattaaataattaatggcAGCATTAAATCTATAAAATTTGACCGATTTTCTTCCGAAAAAATCTTTCATATCTAATCGACACTGTGCGGCGTTGTATGAAATCACTTATtcgtttaaatttagaaattaggttaataattttattgaaattgaattgATTAATTGTGAAGAATTTATGTTGTCGTTTCATTCTGTACTTTTTATGTTGCTCCTAACAAAGGATATTGGCAAAATTGTTGACATGGCATCGGATGGCGGCAATTGTTGCAATCTATAGAGTTATAAAacataattagaaaaattcatttaaagtaAGGGGTTCTTATGGTTTACTTACAGACACTGCAAGTTTTTGCACAAGACATGTGTTGTTGGCACCCACTGCAAActaagaataataaaatttattatgttttaatttctgGCGATTATTTTGAAACTTGAAACGATCTTTACTGACTTTTTAACagtaaattcatttaaatttactgTTGCAAAtagtatttgaaattaatttgaaaagttttaaagacTCGACGAAATTGTAATCTAAAAAGAAGATCCTGATCATAATATAAGGTCTGATACATCGACTAGCTATGAAATATTAATGCAAAAACCATGATATGGATTATAAACATTAGCTCtttaaggcccacttttaccatcctcctgataaactatctagaggttacgtagttgccatggttacggtgGTTTTAAGCAttctcattggctaaggctcgttactatcatcttctggttaagctatctaagggattattaccacggttacggctattttgTGCGCTCTGATTGggtagtagatgggtttatctataagataaatttaactaaaagatggtagtaatggacctaagagttggatttatctatgggataaatttatcaagaggtggtaaaagtgggcttAAGTAATTTTGCTTGAAAGATAAGTAGGTTACCGGAATATATATGAACATAGACGAATGCAATCTAACGAACCacaaatatttgttatattttcaaCCTACCAGGATATTGATGAGTCCATAAGGCCATTTAGTCTAGACAATATCAGTTTTACAAGACATGTATGGactaaaaacaatattacaataattaaagatGGTAGCTACATTGTAGAACACTAGTGAGTTACACACTTACATACAAACTAACGTCAGCTCCAAATATGAAAAAACAAGCGACATGAACTGTGATCATCTTCACAGATATCCAGTCCCTCAGTTATTCTACTACAAAACTTCTTTGGTAGAATATCAATTAATCACTCAAAGCCAATGGTAGTAGAATGGTCATCcggtacaaaatcaaaaataaagctgTGTATCATCAGCGTACAAGTAATAAGAACAATAGCTTAACTTTTGAAACAGGTCATTGATGTAAGGTGTAAGTAAAATTGGCTCCATGTTAGAGGCAGTTATGTAACTATTAAGAGAACAACTAGTCCGagaaccattttttttctgtcAAGTAACCATATAGACAGCGTTCATTTCAGAGACTTGCTTTTCCAATATGAATGTCATCAAGATACAGTGATATGATATCTGCTGAACCACTTACCCGAGTGAACATGCTCTAAGGAGGTACTTCCAAGGAAACTAGATCAGAAAGTATGTAATGGAAGCCACCATAGTTGCCTCAAGGTTTATCATTGGAGGAAGCTTTGCAGTTAAACACATAGCATAGGGTTCGCAATTGATAACACCTGGTAAAGGCAGCGAATTGTTGAGTGGTATTAACTTAGCAAACTGTACTTATCATTCAGGTGAGCCTACTTATTTGCCAACCGACAACCAGACGGTGTCGGATCTGCTGGCCTTCTGAATAACATATATAATATAAGACCACATCAAGAAAGTAATGAAGCAACATTTTAGTAAAAACTATGCTGATTTGGACAAGTTTAGACTAATGCTAGAAAACctaatttgtttaaatgtaaGATGATCTTGAGGCTTAACCCCAAAATCTTATAGCACAAAATCGAGCAGCTGCAAAGGAGGCTACTCCTGTAGCAAAAGAACAGTCTcctttatttcgtttttattagaattttgtagctCATTGTTGAAGTACGTGGCAATTTAGCCActcatctttaaaaaaatattgaaaggtAAAGTTTTGGCATCGTGttgaatattaaataaacGGCTTGACGAATCAGAATTCTAGTTTGCAAAGTACCTACATGTGTACTGAATAAGtcgttcaaatttgaaaagaattagTTCGATAGATTTCGAGATATtgatatgataaaaaaaagaagaaaagcaAGAAGCAGAACATGGTATAAATCCAGAAACGCCACagtcaaaagaaaatttaaccgAATGGGCAATTAAACCAGAACTTACCAGAATTTAATCATAGATGCTtcgaaaaatatcttaatGGTTAAAGTCCGGAAGCAGGTAGAGACTAGATATGCAAATAAAAACATTCATCATGTTGATATACTTGTTTAATGCTTGCTTGAGATTGAAGCTTGTCTCGCAATGTTTTAAGATTACCCAGATAATTATGCTTAAAAAACTTGACAATCGCCGATTTGCAAAATGCATCTATTTCGTTGTTTCCTGCCATTTCCAAATGATTTGAAAGATTACTGTTAATAACTCATCAACATATCAGATTTCCAGATTGGATTTTGTAATCGCCATTCTACAATAGATAACGTGATACTCGTAAATAAAGTATTTGAAGAGCAAAAATACTGTTTCAAAGACGTTTGACATGATGTGACACCAGAGACTTGTCTACAACAAACTACTGGAATCATATTTTTCTGAAAGACAGTTTGAAGTGTTACATGATGGGGTAAAGTTAACATTCAAACCAACCTTGGCTAGAGTTTCACTCCAATATCTACTGTTTATTGCAGATATTCCTATTTCAAATTGATAACATCGTTGCTATGGTAAAAGTTTCAACTCAAATGGACTCAGCTGGAAATCGGTCCATGCCTATTTTGTGATAACCTGTGTTTCTTGGATTTCTCGAGCAGATTGTATAAAATATCTCGATTTTAATGGCAGATTGAACTGGACGCATGATGTTAGACAAAAAGCTAAGCAGATTAGACTCAAAAGTAGACATATATTAGCCGGTAGATGCTTCCAACTTGATCTGCGATCAAAAAGACTAGTTTATCGGTCTATAATTAAGTCTAATTAATTGATCATTCAAGTAGCCAAACAATTTCTTAGACTGATTACCATTGCTTATCGTTACATTGCGAACTGCATGATTACCTCAAACCCAAATAGGTCTACGAAGAGATCCAAAATATCACAGCGAC
This genomic stretch from Onthophagus taurus isolate NC chromosome 7, IU_Otau_3.0, whole genome shotgun sequence harbors:
- the LOC111416677 gene encoding uncharacterized protein, whose amino-acid sequence is MKYIYLTLLLTPIIAWRLNNLDCTESKTNLKEACDPSDYTTYIDCVKRQKRDTDCSNDCSQCECEECSYGGCSETCNNCCSSNCDNCDCNQCSNSGCSDNCNSCCHTQQTCQTHYCCYRTCHSACSNSDCRRSCRKSCEDKVDGKSGHQSSSQNTTTHIKTILEVYNEINNTNEIHIPVDVNTTSFNNITVLTSQRGNHGTYYGGDYQRFIQTINQPDITPNTPNPYPNSYPNSFPYSIPYQIPFPQPDSTPCCTIATPRQCVPQQRIPYINCFYQTQRVCNNVCQSNQVIHPYVEEVCDEGINSGCQNEVFYSAQQRPMCAFGRNWPYFGCGVPQYPCSGCYESQFDTSRCPDFCNNYGGM